TTCCATCTTCCGAAACGAAACAGGAGATTTCATCCGTTTTAACCGATGAAATCACATCTCCCATTTTTACCATAAACCTGTTTTTGTGTTGTTTTGCTTCGGTATGATAACTCTCACCTACTTGTTGGATTGTGTTTGATTGTATAGGTTGATTTAATTTTTTAAATTTTTCCAAGGCTCTTTTTAAATCATCAATGCCAATTGGCTTTAATAAATAATCGACACTGTTCAGTGTAAATGCTTTTATAGCATATTCATCATAGGCTGTTGTGAAAATAACAGGCGTGTCAATAGAAATTTTTGAAAAAATATCAAAACTGATTCCGTCTGCTAAATGAACATCAACAAAAAGCAAGTCGGCAGGGACTCCATTTTTTAATGCATCTACGCTTTTTTTTACGGTATCAAAGGTGTCAACAACGGTGATGGAGGCATCAATTTTTTTCAAAAGATGCATTAAATGCTCAGCGGAGAGCTTTTCGTCTTCTATGATGATGGCCTTCATTGCGCGTTTAGCAGTGGTAGTTTCACGATAAATGATTGATTATCTTGAATGATTTCTATTGATCGATCTGTATAAAAGTGATATCTGTCCTTGATGTTTTGAAGTCCGGATTTTGAGCTCACTTCCGGATTGGTTCGAAGCTGCAAGTTGTTGATGACAACAATTTTGTTTTCTACTGTTTGAATAGAAATTGTCAATGGCAAGGCTTCAGAAATTTCATTGTGTTTAATCGCATTTTCGATCAACATCTGAATTGCCATTGGTGGAATGAGTAGGGAGCGTTTTTGCTCTTCGATGGTTAGATGGAAGATGATGTTTTTATCAAATCGGATTTGAAGCAAATAAATATACGATTTGATAAATGCCAACTCATTTTCCAACGAAACCAACTCATTATTACGATTGTCTAACAAGTATCGGTAGACTTTTGATAATTGATTGATAAAGTCAACGGCCTTGTCCTGGTCTTTGTAAACCAACGAAGATAGCACACTCATGTTGTTAAACAAAAAATGTGGGTTGATTTGATTTTTTAAATTTTGTAATTGTGCTTCTACACTTTCTGTTTTATATTTTTCAGCTTCAATCATGGATTGTTTCCATTGGTTAAAGAACTGGGTACTTATTTCTATCGACAAAATGATAACGGATACCAACGTTCCAATAACAATGGTGGTGACCATAAATGTTTTATCGGTCTCGGCTGCATCGGCATGGCAGATGTAGATGTTGAAGAAATACATTGGGATGTATATGGCCGCAGAACTAAAAATGACACTGGTAGGAAAGTGTACAAGAATCCTTTTGCCTGGTTTTTCAACCCAAGGAAATTTTTGATTCATCCAATTGTCGATACGTAAATTTCCCTCCCATGCCATGATGGTAATAAAGATGGAAATTAAAAAATCGAAAAATTTACTGTGATTTTCATCCGGGAAAGGAATAATCAAATGCAGGAGCATCGAAATTCCTATTCCCGCAATGATCATGTAAATAAATCTACTTTTCTTTGTACGCATGGTATAAATTTAACAATTAATCTCTTCTTATTTTAATTTATAGCCATCGTTTTCAATTTGAGTTAGCCATTTTTTTCGAAATGCTTCTGTAGAATTTCTCATGGGTGTGATGGCTGTTGTTTTTACAACCTTTATTCCACAGAATTCCAGGATGTTGTTTTTTAATTGTTTGATCCCTGCATTTCCGTAAATCAATTTGTAGTACCAGTTGGGTGTATCCATGGTGCTAATGATGTGGGCAGTTTTTCCGGTTAAGAGTTTATCCCAAAACACTGAATTTTCTCTATATTGAAATGCCATTCCGGGCAAGAATACTCTGTCGAAAAAACCTTTTAATCCTGCAGGAATTCCTCCCCACCAAATAGGGGTGATGATTACGATGTGGTCTGCCCATTCAATTTTTTGCCATGCAGCGAATAAGTCTAGTTCTAATTCGGTGCGTTTTTGATAACCATGTTTTAAAATCGGATTGAAATTGATTTCTGACAATTCAATTGTTTTTAATTCCTTGGTTGTTTTTTCCGATCCTTTTTTATAGGCCATCGCAAGTGCACTGCAATAGCTTTCAGGATTGGGATGTCCGTTTAGTATTAATATTTTTTTCATCTTTAAAATTGTACTTTATAAGTGAAATTCGGGAAGAACCCAATTTGATAAGCTGTATTTATTTTATTGGTTTGCGGGTTGTAACGTTCTGCAAACACATTTTTGTTGTTTGTGATATTTTGAATATCAAAAAACAAAGACTGAGATACATTTCTTTTTTTGCTGTTCATGGTGTAGCCCATTTTTACATCTAACCGGAAGAAGTTGGAGTAACGTGCAGAGAACGCAAGCGAATCATTGGATAATACTTCTTGCTGAGCCGCTTGTGAGGCAACTAAATCAACAGGCGTATAGTATCTTCCTCCAGCTTGTGTCATTTTAATATCGAAGCTAATGGCGTTGCGTTTTTCTTTTCCTACTTTAAATTCTTTACCGATTAATACATTGTATACAAATTTTCCGTTAAAAGCTGTGTTTCGTTCAATGTTATCACTTCCTTTATATTTTGATTCATATAATGTACCGGTAATTAAACCATAATATCCTCTGCTGAAAAATTTCTCAATTGTTAATTCTGTTCCGTAGTTTGTGCCTGTTCCTTTGTTTTTTAAGGAGCCTTGTTCGTTTGGATTGAAGCTTGCTCCAGCATTCAGCATCGAGAAACTACTTGGTGTATTGGTAACGGGAATGTTGGATAACATTTGGTAATACACTTCAAGTTTTACTCTCCAATCTTTAGCAGGTAAAACATCATAACCTAAAACAAAATGTTGACTCTTTGTAAATTCTAAATCTTTGTTCGATTGGTCATACGTTCCATCTGCTTTTAATTCTCTGTAAAAATAAACATCGGTGGGTTGCATTTGACTGTGCATTCCATAACCTACGCTGATTGCATTTTTATTGTTCACTTGATATTTTAATCCGGCACGTGGTTCAACAGAGGTTGCGTTGTTAAGCGTTAACATTTGTGCATGAACACCTGCATTTAAGGTAAGTTTGTCGGTGAAATTGTATTTTGCATGCGCATATCCTTGCACCAATGTTGTGTAATCATTGTAATCCCAGATTTGATTCCAGCTGCCATTCGATTCTTTATTTCTGTAAAACAAATTCAAGTTCATGATTTCTGCCATTGCACCAATCTTGATAAATAATTTTGAATTTATTTTTGAATTGAAGGAGGTGTTTGCGGAATAATGAATACGTGTGGTTTTATTTTCAAGTGTGCGTGATGGTGTTTCATCGGAGATAGAAATGGTATCCAAATTAAAATTAGAGGCTGCATAAGTCGATCCGATAACGGTACTCATGTATGATTTTGCTCCTAAGCGAATAAAATGTTTTAATCCGACTACGCCAATGTCACTTGTAAAATAACTGTCAGTTGTTGGGTCAGCAAAAAGATCGGTGCTATCAATTTTATTATGCAGGAATTCGATTTTACTCACACCACCTAATCCAAAGAGGGTAAATTTTCCAAGTTTTGTATTTCCACTATTAATTTTAAATGATAAATCTTGATAGAATGGTGTTGCCGTTGTTCCAACAGGAATTCCTAATGCTTGTGCGAAGCCGGTGAACGAATAGCGGTAAGCAAACAAATACGATGAACCTTTCGATTTGTTGATTGGTCCTTCGGTCATTGCTTCAAGTCCGGTTAACGCACCAAATTGAATGGTATGTTCGCGTTTGTCGGCATTCCCTGATCTGAATCCTAAGTCGAAAACACCTGCATTTGCATTTCCATATTCGGATGGGAAAGCAGAGGTAAAGAAATCAGAGTTTTTTAAAACGTTTGTATTGATGGCACTTACGGGACCACCTGTGGTTCCCACAGTTGAAAAGTGATTTGGATTGGGTACATTTAATCCTTCAATTCTCCATAATACTCCGGTTGGTGAGTTGCCTCGAATAACGATGTCGTTGCGGGAGTCATCCGGACTACTTACTCCGGCAAAGTTGGCTGCTAAACGTGAAGGGTCGGAACGTCCACCTGCATAACGATTTACTTCTTCCATAGAAAAGGAGCGTGCGCTG
This Bacteroidota bacterium DNA region includes the following protein-coding sequences:
- a CDS encoding sensor histidine kinase; amino-acid sequence: MRTKKSRFIYMIIAGIGISMLLHLIIPFPDENHSKFFDFLISIFITIMAWEGNLRIDNWMNQKFPWVEKPGKRILVHFPTSVIFSSAAIYIPMYFFNIYICHADAAETDKTFMVTTIVIGTLVSVIILSIEISTQFFNQWKQSMIEAEKYKTESVEAQLQNLKNQINPHFLFNNMSVLSSLVYKDQDKAVDFINQLSKVYRYLLDNRNNELVSLENELAFIKSYIYLLQIRFDKNIIFHLTIEEQKRSLLIPPMAIQMLIENAIKHNEISEALPLTISIQTVENKIVVINNLQLRTNPEVSSKSGLQNIKDRYHFYTDRSIEIIQDNQSFIVKLPLLNAQ
- a CDS encoding response regulator transcription factor; the encoded protein is MKAIIIEDEKLSAEHLMHLLKKIDASITVVDTFDTVKKSVDALKNGVPADLLFVDVHLADGISFDIFSKISIDTPVIFTTAYDEYAIKAFTLNSVDYLLKPIGIDDLKRALEKFKKLNQPIQSNTIQQVGESYHTEAKQHKNRFMVKMGDVISSVKTDEISCFVSEDGMVLLITTSGKKYVIDYTLDNLESLIDSDTFFRINRKVIIHINSIQKISTYFNSRLKLSFPSLSEDDSIVSRERVNDFKKWLDK
- a CDS encoding TonB-dependent receptor, which encodes MKKTVLFSLLICLFLSIGNSAAQTPTQTIKGVVIDKQSQATIPGVNIVIMNSDPLKGVSTDMDGHFKITEVKPGRYDLKVTYLGYKEIVIPNVVVTAGKEVSLDVALEENVNSLKEIVISGTKKNETNNEMSTISARSFSMEEVNRYAGGRSDPSRLAANFAGVSSPDDSRNDIVIRGNSPTGVLWRIEGLNVPNPNHFSTVGTTGGPVSAINTNVLKNSDFFTSAFPSEYGNANAGVFDLGFRSGNADKREHTIQFGALTGLEAMTEGPINKSKGSSYLFAYRYSFTGFAQALGIPVGTTATPFYQDLSFKINSGNTKLGKFTLFGLGGVSKIEFLHNKIDSTDLFADPTTDSYFTSDIGVVGLKHFIRLGAKSYMSTVIGSTYAASNFNLDTISISDETPSRTLENKTTRIHYSANTSFNSKINSKLFIKIGAMAEIMNLNLFYRNKESNGSWNQIWDYNDYTTLVQGYAHAKYNFTDKLTLNAGVHAQMLTLNNATSVEPRAGLKYQVNNKNAISVGYGMHSQMQPTDVYFYRELKADGTYDQSNKDLEFTKSQHFVLGYDVLPAKDWRVKLEVYYQMLSNIPVTNTPSSFSMLNAGASFNPNEQGSLKNKGTGTNYGTELTIEKFFSRGYYGLITGTLYESKYKGSDNIERNTAFNGKFVYNVLIGKEFKVGKEKRNAISFDIKMTQAGGRYYTPVDLVASQAAQQEVLSNDSLAFSARYSNFFRLDVKMGYTMNSKKRNVSQSLFFDIQNITNNKNVFAERYNPQTNKINTAYQIGFFPNFTYKVQF
- a CDS encoding NAD(P)H-dependent oxidoreductase gives rise to the protein MKKILILNGHPNPESYCSALAMAYKKGSEKTTKELKTIELSEINFNPILKHGYQKRTELELDLFAAWQKIEWADHIVIITPIWWGGIPAGLKGFFDRVFLPGMAFQYRENSVFWDKLLTGKTAHIISTMDTPNWYYKLIYGNAGIKQLKNNILEFCGIKVVKTTAITPMRNSTEAFRKKWLTQIENDGYKLK